GCTCAGCACGGCGGTGATGGGATCCATGGAATGCTCCTGGAAGTCGTGGCTCGGGGGTGGCGACGTGGGGCTCTACTGGGCGGCGAGGAAGCGGTGGAGCACGCGCACTCCAAAGGTCAGTGCCTCCAGGGGGACGCGCTCGTCGACTCCGTGGAACATGCCGGTGAAGTCGAGCTCCGCGGGCAGCTGCAGCGGAGCGAAGCCGTACCCGGAGATGCCCAATGAGGCCAGGTGCTTGTTGTCCGTGCCGCCGCCGAGCATGTAGGGAAGCACTGCGGCGTCGGGGTCCTCGGCCTTGAGCGAGGCGACCATCTGCTCCACCAGCAGCCCCGAGAACGGGACCTCCAGGGACGGGCCGCCGTTGAGCAGCTCGAAGCTGACCTTCTCGCCGGCGAGCTCCTCGAGCTTCGCCGCGACCTGGGCGTCCTGCTCGGGCAGCGTGCGGGCATCGACCAGTGCGGAGGCGGAGCCGGGGACCACATTGTGCTTGTATCCGGCCTCGAGCAGGGTCGGGTTCGAGGTGTTGCGCAGCGTGGCGGAGATGAACTTCGAGGCGCTGCCGGTGGCGGCGAGCAGCTCGGACGGATCTTCTTCGTCGAAGGGAATGCCGGTGAGCTCGGAAAGCTGCTCCATCAGCGCACGGGTGGTCTTGGTGTAGTCCAGCGGCCATTCGTACTCTCCGATGGCGGCCACGGCGGCCCCCAGGCGGACCACGGGGTTGTCACTGTGGATGGCGGATCCATGTCCAGCTGTCCCGGAGGCGGTCATCTTGGTCCAGTGCAGACCCTTCTCGCCAGTCTGAATCAGGTACGCCCGCTGACCCGCGACGTCGGTGGAGAAGCCGCCGACCTCGCTGATGGCCTCGGTGGCACCTTCGAAGACCTCGGGGTGATGCTTGACCATCCACTTGGCCCCGAAGTTGCCGTTGTCCTCCTCATCCGCGAAGAAGGCGAAGATGAGGTCTCGCTGCGGCTGGTGGCCCTCGCGGTGCATCCGCAGCATCGAGGCCAGAATCATCGCGTCCATGTCCTTCATGTCCACGGCGCCGCGGCCCCAGATCATGCCGTCGCGGATCTCTGCGGCGAAGGGGTCCACCTGCCAGTCCTGTGCCTGTGCGGGGACCACGTCGAGGTGTCCGTGCACGACCAGCGCGCCCAGCTCAGGATTCGCACCCTTCATCCGGGCGACGACGGAGGTGCGGCCCGGCGCGGACTCGAAGATCTCCGGCTCCAGCCCCGCCTGCCGCATGATGGAGGCGCAGTACTCGGCGGCCTCGCGTTCACCGTTGGAACGCCCCTCCCCCCAGTTGGACGTGTCGAGCCGGATCAGATCTCGGCAGAAGTCGATGACTTCTGCTTCGGCCGCTGCTGCGGGGGTCGCGCCGGATGCGGTGCTCACAGATGCTCTCCTCATGGGGTAGGAATCTCTGTGCCCAGCCTAGCCACTTCGGCATCCGCCTGCGGAGTCTCCTGGGCAGTGCCGAGACATCCTGGTTCGCATGCGTCCGGCCACGTTCGTCTGTGCAGACGTGCCCACACGGGGGTACTCGGATATGCTCCTGACATGATCTTCAGAACAGTCCTCATGTGGCTTGGCCGAAAGCTCTTCCGTATGTTCCGCAATCGTTCGCGGAAGAACCCGGGCTCAGGCACCCCCACCCACTGACCCACCGGTACCCCCGATGAGGGGCGAACCCCACTTCCATTGAGGGGCGGATTCTCCGAGTACATGAGGCCCATAACCTCATGAACTGCTCGTAGGATCCGCCCCTCAGCATGTGGTGGGTGCTGCGTGGGTTCGCATCCGGGCCCGTTATTCTGTCCCTCAGAGCGCGATCCCACTGGAGGCAGCAGGTGGCACGCGCCGGGCAGTCAGCTCAGCAGGGGGTTCCGACATGGCAGATCCAGAGTCCGCGCCGCGGGTCCACGCGGAGACGCGCAGCCAATGGCGGGAATGGCTGCTGGCCCACCACGAGACCGCACCCTCGGTGTGGCTGATCTCCTGGAAGAAGGCGACCGGTCGGGCAGCGGTGAGCTACGACGATGCAGTCTCCGAGGCACTCGCCGTGGGCTGGGTCGACAGCAAGCCCCGCAAGCTCGACGAAGAGCGCACGATGCTCTACTTCTCCCCTCGCAAGCCTGGCAGCGCCTGGTCCCGACCGAACAAACTCCGGGTGGAGCAGCTCCGCCGCAGCGGCGCGATGACCGAAGCCGGTGAGCGCGTGATCGCCCAGGCCGTGGACTCCGGCGCGTGGACGCTGCTGGATCAGGTCGAAGACCTCATCGTGCCCGAGGACCTCAAGGAGGCCTTCACGCGAACGCCACCCGCTCAGGAGAACTGGGATCAGTTCCCGCCTTCCGCCCGACGGGGGATCCTGGGATGGATCATCCAAGCGAAACGCCCTGCCACGCGGGAAGCCCGGATCTCGGAGACAGCACGACAGGCCGCCCTGAACCAGCGCGCCAATCAATGGCGCCCCTCACGAGGTGACGGATCGAGGACGTGACCGAGGATCTGAGCCATGCTTCCCTTCGCGCGGTCCGCCACCTGCACCACTCCCCTGCCCCGATCCACCTGCCCCACCCGTGAGAGCGAAATCTCCACCTTGCCGGACCGTTGAACTGCGTGATGCACCCGAAGAAATCAAGCACTCCTAAAGCGAATGAATGTCCTTTTTTATTCACAGGGGAATCGAATATATGTAGGGTGAGTGAATGCTCACACGAACCTGGATGCCACTGCTGTCTGCAGCGGGTGCCGCACTGTTGCTCTCCTCCTGCGCCGCCGACACTCCTGGCGCTGAGGCCCCTGCGGCAGATGCCAGTGAGGCGGAGTCGGCGCCAAGCCCCAGTGAAACGACCCAGGCGGTCGCTGAAGCCAGCGAGGAAGAAACCGCTGCGGCAGGCGGTGGGGCGGACGCTGGCGAACGTCGCGGCGGTCAACAGATCATGATCGGTTCGGGCGGTGTCGACTTCCACTACATCTCCCCGGAAGAGGACGACGGCGCGGAAGTCCATCACCTCTACTGTGACGACGACGAGGCACTGGCCGAGAAGTCCGAGCACAACAACGGTGAACAACCAGTCGGGTGGCCGCAGGAGTGGGACGGCACCGGAGCGATGCCTGACCCGTTGTGCCACCCTGACTACCTGGAGATCGGCGAATGGGAGTACCTGGAGGCCTTCACTGCACGCTGGGAAGGCCCCGAGACATCAACCCTTGTCCGGGACGGGCAGTCCCAAGAGGCAATCGACTCATTCCTCTGGGACCAGTCTCAGGCCCGCGCCGATTGGGAACCTGAAAGTGGTTCCTGATCGAACCTGTGAGCGGAGAACGCCGGCTGAGCCGCTTCCCAAGCGCTGAGCGGCGGAAATACCGGACAGTACAGCCCTAGAACCGCATGAGATGCCCGGAGAATCCGCCCCTCGACGCAAAGAACCCCGGCCGACGGGATCTCTCCTCGTCAGACCGGGGTCTGCACGGCATTCACATGCCGTGTTCACAATGTGCGCGGAAGGGGACTTGAACCCCTACCCTCTTATACGAGGACTAGCACCTCAAGCTAGCGCGTCTACCTATTCCGCCACCCGCGCATCGTTTCTGCCTCATTGGCAGCGACAAGAAACATTAGCACGGCGCCGAACCAGACAGCGAATCGGGGACCTCAGCACGCGCCGTCGTCGTCCTCGGTGGGCGCATTGTCCTCCCAGCTCAGGGCACTCGTGCAGTCCATTCCTGGGTGCTGAACTTCTCCCTGACGAGCTCTTCTGCCCGTGCGAGCTCTTCCGGACGGATCTCGGCGATCTTCGCGTCGTATTTCCGCGCAAAGGTCTCCACGAACACCCTCAGGATCTCCTCCCGCGCCAGTCCGGTCTGACTGCGCAGCGGATCCACGCGCTTCGCCGCCGAGGTGATCCCTTTGTCGGAGATCTTCTCCCGGCCGATGCGCAGCACCTGGAGCATGTCATCGGCGTTCATGTCGTAGCTCATGGTCACGTGGTGCACCATGGCGCCGCTGGCCAGGCGCTTCTGCGCGGCCCCGCCGATCTTGCCCTCGGTGGAGACGATGTCGTTGAGCGGCTTATACGAGGCGGAGATTCCAATCTCGGTCAGCGCCTCCATCGCCCAGGCGTCGAGGAACGGATAGGAGTCGGCGAAGCTGAGCCCGTCCACCAGCGACTGCGGCACGGAGAGCGAATAGGTGACGAAGCTGCCCTCGTCCATGTACATCGCTCCCCCACCGGTGATTCGACGCACCACGGTGGCGCCCATGCGCTCGGCAGCCTCTGAATCCACCTCGTTGGACAGCGACTGGAAGGACCCGATCACCACGGCACGGCCCGAGTAGTCCCACATCCGCATCAGCGGAGGGCGGTTGCCCAGTCCCACCTCCTCAGTGAGCACCTGGTCCAGCGCCACATGCATCTCGACGGGCAGCTGCACCGCGGGCATGACCTCCCACTCATGGTCCTCCCAGCGTGTGGCGTGGCCCAGAGCGCGGCGCACCGCAGTGGCGATGGCGTATTCATCGAAGCCGAACATGTGCGCCTCATCGGGCAGCTGAGCACGCACGGATTCGGCGATCTCCTCGCGCGTGGCCCGGACCGGCAGCCCGATCAGGGCGGCGTTGAGCGACTCCAGGGCCTCATCAGGCTCCAGGAAGAAGTCACCGTTGACCGAGGCGGCCGTGATCGTCGCTTCGCGCGGATGGGCGCGTGGGTCGAGGTCAGTCTGGAGATCGACGACGACGAGCTTGCCGCCGACGACCTTGTATTCACCGTGATGCTGATGAGTGTCCGTCATAGGACAATCCTATTCCTGCCGCCACCCGCCGTTCGGTGGATGTCGGTGAGGCGGCACCGTTTCACCACCGGGCGGCATCATGGTCACCAGAATCATCAAAGATCTTCCCCAGGGGCGTATGCGAAGAACAGAGTCCCAAACCTCGCCACGCATTGCGCAACAAGTCCTGGAGGCTCCAACGAGTGACCGGCATTCGCTCCGGGACGGGCATCGATACCCTGCCGATATACGCGAAGACCGCAAGGGTGAGGATCAACACTGCGAATATCGAGAGCATCATGATCCTTCCGCGCGGGCCGGGGCTTGTTGCTCCAGCCTGTCGCTCTCAAGCTCTTGACGGGTCGGGATTCGGAAGATGGGCAGCGCCAGATGGACCAGGGGGCCGATGAGCAGCACGACAGCCACGGTCCCCAGCCCGACGGGACCGCCGAGAATCCAGCCCAGGAGCAGCACTGTGCCTTCAATCGCGGTGCGAACCAGCCAGATGGGCAGCCCGTATCGGTGGTGCACTCCCGTCATGAGTCCGTCTCGCGGGCCGGGTCCGTACTGAGCTCCGATGTAGAGCCCGCTGGCAACCGCCAGGAGAACCAGGCCCCCGGTGAACAACAGGATTCGCGTCCACAGCGCTTCAGGCTCGCCGAGGACCGCGAGGCCGACTTCGGCGCTCGGGCCCACCAGGAGCACGTTGAGGATCGTCCCGACTCCCGGCCTCTGCCGAAGCGGGATCCACAGCAGGAGAACGATGAGTCCGATGATGTTGGTCATGACACCGAACGGGAGTCCCGTCTGCAGCGCCGAGCCTTGCCCCAGGACGTCCCACGGCGAGACGCCGAGGGTGGCTCGGATCATCATGGCGAGCGAGAACCCATAGAGGAACAGACCGACCAACAGCTGGGTGCCGCGCCACGCGCTGAGAAGACTCATGAGAGAAGTTCACCAGCAGATTGGCATTACAACAAGATGCCAATTGTGGCATGGTGGACTGATGATGGTTCTCACAGCCCGCCGGCTGGTCACGGAACTCGGAGCATGGCGTGCGGGCGGCCCGGCCTACAGCGCTCTCGCTGACCGCGTTCGGCTCCTCGCGCTTGATGGACGGATCCCGCTCGGCACGCGGCTGCCGGCCGAACGTGAACTGGCGTCGGAGCTGGGAGTGAGTCGGACGACAGTCGCGGCCGCCTACGCGCGTCTTCGTGAGGCTGGTTACCTTCGCAGCACTCGAGGTTCCGGCAGCGTGGTCACGATTCCTGGGCGCCGCAGCCCGGTCGAGGACATCGAGGCGCGCACCGCCACCACGCTCGACTTCAGCAAAGCCGCGCTGCCCGCCGCCCCGCAGGTGGGTGAGGCCTCAGTGAGGGCCGCACAGGCGCTGCCGGCCTATTTGGGTGGCACGGGTTATGACCCACTCGGACTGCCACGCCTGCGCCAGGCCCTGGCCGAGCGGTACACGGCCAAAGGCGTCCCGACGGAGCCCGAGAACATCATGGTCACGCTGGGAGCTCAGCACGCAATCTCGCTGATCACCAAGACCTTCCTCTCCCGCGCAGACACCGCACTGGTGGAGGCTCCGAGCTATCCGCACGCCTACGACGCGCTCAGACTGAGGGCTCGGAAGCTCGTGACCGTCACCGTCGATCCGCGTCGGGGCTGGGATGACCACGGACTGGCGCAGACCTTTCGCGAGGCGAGACCTGCTCTTGCCTACGTGATGCCGGACTTCCACAACCCCACAGGCGCCGTCATGCCGGCTCCGCAGCGCCAGCTGCTCATGGACCTCGCCCGACGTCACGACTCACTGGTGGTGGCAGACGAGACCACCGCGGACCTGCACATCGATGGCGTCGCGGGAGCTCCGTTGGCGACCTATGGGCCGGCACTTCTCGTCGGTTCCATGGGAAAGACCGTATGGGGCGGACTGAGGATCGGGTGGATCCGTGCAGAGCAGGACAAGATCCAACGACTCGAACAGTCCCGATACGCCCAGGACCTGGGCACCCCCATCCTCGAGCAGCTCATCGCACTGGATCTGCTCGGCCAGTACGAGGAGATCCTTCGTTACCGCACGGTTCAGCTTCGGGAAGGGCGAGACCACGCGGAGGAGCTGCTCCGATCACACTTCCCGCAATGGGATGTGCCGCACGTCGGCGGGGGGCTGTGCACCTGGGTCAATATCGGAGAGCCGGTGAGTTCCCAGCTCGCACTGGCCGCTCGCGAGGGGGGCCTCCCCATCGGTGCGGGCCCGCGGTTTGGACTCGGCGGAGCTTTCGAGCGTTTCCTCCGCTTCCCCCTCAGCTACCCGGCGGAGGAGACCAGCCTGGCCGTAGAAATTCTGGCAGAGGCGTGGCACCGCGTGGAACCTCTACGCAGGGTCGACGCCGACTTCACACCAGCGCTGGTCTGAGCCGAAACCCGGGTGGCGTTCAATGCATCGCACGTCCATGCCATGTCCCATCGCTTTGGATGGAGATAGCGATGGGACATGGCACAGGGATACGACGGATCGCAAAAGAGACCGGCAAAGGGGACCAGCGATGGGCCGGCGAAACGGTCACCGGATTGCGATGGGGACAGCAGAAGGGCCGCAGTCAGTGACTGCGGCCCTTCGTGAAAGCTGGGGTGTGAAGTGGGAGATCCCTTACTTCTTGCCTCCGAAGCCCTTGAAGCGAGCGTTGAAGCGCTCGACGCGGCCGGCGGAGTCCATGATGCGCTGCTTGCCGGTGTAGAACGGGTGCGACGCAGCGGAGATCTCGACGTCGATGACCGGGTAGGTGTTGCCGTCTTCCCATTCCATCGTCTTGTTCGACGAGGTGGTGGAGCGGGTCAGGATCTTTTCGCCGGAGGCCAGGTCATTGAAGATGACCGGCTCGTACTTGGGGTGGATATCAGACTTCATGAGGTGTGTGTCCTTTTCATCTGCCGCTGGATTTTGCCAGAAGCGTGGAACTGAGGCGTGGCCAGAATGGACCAACACAGCACTATATCAAATCGGGGGCTCCCCCGCCCGGGAGAGCATGCAGCGTCGTGGCGACGCTGATTTTCAGCCGATGAAGAGGTTGCGCAACATCACGAACAGCGCCACCAGGCCGAGCGTGACGATGACGGCCCGGAGCAGCAGCGGGGAGAGCCGCCGTCCCACCCACGCCCCGATGAGTCCGCCGAGCGTGGAGGCCACGGCGATGATGGCCACGACGCCCCAGAGAATCACCCGCTCGTCCGGCTCTCGGAGCAGATAGTCCACCAGGACATAGCTGATGGCGGCAGTGAGGTTCACGACGGCGACCAGCAGGTTCTTCACGCCGTTGGCCTGCTGAATGTTCGCCATCAGGAAGATGCCCAGGATGCCCATCAGCAGAATGCCCTGCGCAGCGACGAAGTACCCGCCATAGATGCCTGCCGCGAAGACCAGCAGCATCAGCACCAGGCTCACCGTGGGCATGGAGGGAGTCTTCGAGGGCTCCGCCGGTGCGTCCTGGGTGGCGGGCTCGGCGGACTGGACCGAACCTTCTGTCCCCGCTTCCCGCCGAGCTGCCCTCGCCCTGACCCAGGCCGAAAGCCTGGGCTGCGCCAGGACGAAGATCAGCGAGACCACGATCAGGATCGGTGCGACCCGTCCGAAGACCTCCTCGGGCAGCGTGATCAGCAGTGCCGCGCCGATCACTCCGCCGAGCACCGAGGCCGGAATCAGTTTGATCAGCACCGACTTCACCTGTCGGATCTCGCGCCGGTATCCCCAGGCACCGGTGAAGTTGCCGGCGATCAGGCCCATCGCGTTGGACACGGTGGCCGAGACCGGGGGCACGCCCATGGCCACCAGCACCGGGAAGGTCACCAGCGTGCCGGATCCGACCACAGTGTTGATGGCGCCCGCCCAGATGCCGGCGACGAAGATCAGGGCCAGCATCTCCAGACCAAGCCCATGCAGGGCGATATCGCTGAGCGCCTCCATCAGTGTTGCGCCGGCTGCTTCTTGAAGGCCGAATAGCGGCCGTCACGGTGCACCAGGTCCAGCTCGGTGTCGAAGGTCTTCGAGAGGTTCGCCGAGGTCATGGTCTCTTCGATGGGCCCGGAGGCCACCGGGGCCCCGTCGCGCAGCAGCAGCACGTGGGTGAACCCGGGCGGGATCTCCTCGAGGTGGTGGGTGACCAAGACCGTGGTGGGAGACTCCTCATGGGTGACCAGCTGGCTGGTGCGCTCCACGAGTGCCTCTCGGCCTCCGAGGTCCAGACCTGCACCCGGCTCGTCCAGCAGCAGCAGCTCCGGATCGGTCATCAGCGCCCGTGCGATCTGCACCCGCTTGCGCTCACCCTCGGACAGCGTTCCGAAGGGCCGATCGAAGACCGTGCCCACGCCCCACTCGTTGAGCAGCTCGAAGGCGCGCCGCTCATCCAGCTGCTCATACTCCTCGCGCCACCGTCCGGTCACGCCGTAGGCGGCGGTGACCACGACGTTCAGCGCGGTCTCCTGCATGGGCATGGTGCTGGTGAGCGAATTCGAGCTGAAGCCGATCAGCGGCCGTAGCTCGAAGACGTCGACGGCGCCCAGCTGCTCATCGAGGATCCGGGCGGTGCCGGTGGTGGGAAACAGTCGGGCCGCAGCGATCTGCAGCAGGGTGGTCTTCCCTGCGCCGTTGGGGCCCAGGATCACCCAGCGCTCGTCCTCATTCACCGTCCAGGAGACGTTGTTGAGAAGATTCTTGCGCCCCCGGCGCACGGTGACATTCTGGATTTCGAGGACAGGACTCATGGCCTCAACACTATCGAACGGGACCTGGAGCTATAGGCTGAACACGCTATGACTGCGCTCCCACACCCTGACGTCCCGCAAGGCACCGTGGCCCTCCTGGCGGCCCCCTCCCTGGACGGTCCGCTCATCCGCTCGCTGACCCATGAGTTCTCCCGTCGCGGCGTGGTGCACAGCGTGGAGCTGCGAGACGTCCCGGTCGCCGGCGGGGGCGAGATCCAGGCCGCGCGCTGGTCTGTGACTCTGGATGACGCCGATGACTCCTATGGAGCGCAGCTCGCGGTCTCACTCCTGGAGGACGCCGCCGACCAGCTCCAGGGCCCCGTCACCCAGACAGTGCTGCCCGGAGCGCAGCGTGAGACGCTCCACTCCGAGGACGGCCGGCTCATGCTGCTCATGGACGTGGACTCCACGCTGATCGATCAGGAGGTCATCGAACTGCTGGCCCGCGGGGCCGGGCGTGAGGCTGAGGTCGCGGAGGTCACCGAGCGGGCCATGCGCGGCGAGATCGACTTCGAGGCCTCGCTGCACCAGCGGGTCGCCGCGCTGAGCGGCCTCTCCGAGGACGTGATCACCTCCACCCTCGCCTCGATCACCCCCACCCAGGGCGCCGAGGCCCTGCTCGCCGAGCTGACGCGCCGCGGCTGGCCCAGCTACGCCGTCTCGGGCGGGTTTCTCCAGGTCCTCGCTCCACTGGCCCAGCAACTCGGACTCACCGGGTTCCATGCCAATGACCTCGCCATCTCCGCGAACGGCACCCTCGAAGGCACTGTGCGCGGCGCCGTCGTCGACCGCGCGGCCAAGAAGGAGTATCTTGAACAGTGGTCGGCATCACAGGGGCTGCGGCCTGGCAATGTCGTCGCCGTCGGAGATGGAGCGAACGATCTCGACATGATCACGGCCGCCGGAGTGGGCATCGCGTTCTGCGCGAAGCCTGCCCTGGAAGAGCAGGCAGACCTCGTCATCCGTCACCGCTCCTTCGAGCTCATCTCGCTGGCGCTGGGACTGGGCTGACGCAGCACCACCGATCGCCCTGCACTGGCGCAGGCCCCAGATTTGATACCGAAGATCTCAATTCCGCGGTCATCACGGGCAGGCATTCTGCTATGCCGTGATGATCTGCCAGGAATAGCCACTACCCCGGTAGGGTTGATCCTGCGCGGCACAACGATGTGCGCGGACCTCGTTGTCCACCGTCACTCACCCTTTTGGAGGAACCCCTCGTGACCGAGAATGCCGTATTCACCGATCTGGACAAGCGGGCAGTCGACACGCTGCGCGTGCTGGCCGCCGACTCCGTGGAGAAGGTCGGCTCAGGCCACCCCGGCACGGCGATGTCGCTGGCCCCCGCTGCCTACCTGCTCTTCCAGAAGGTGATGAAGCATGATCCCACCGATCCCCAGTGGATCGGTCGCGACCGCTTCATCCTCTCCCCCGGCCACACCTCGCTGACCCTGTACCTCCAGCTCTACTTCTCCGGCTACGGCCTTGAGGTCGAGGACCTCGGGGCGCTGCGCACCTGGGATTCGCTGACCCCGGGCCACCCCGAGTACGGCCACACCGCGGGCGTAGAGATCACCACCGGGCCGCTGGGCCAGGGCCTCGCCTCGTCGGTCGGCTTCGCCTACGGCCAGCGCCGGATGCGCGGACTGATGGACCCTGATGCGCCTGCCGGAGAGTCCCCCTTCGACCACAACGTGTACGTCATCGCCTCCGACGGTGACCTCCAGGAGGGCGTGACCTCCGAGGCCTCCTCGCTGGCCGGCCACCAGGAGCTCGGCAACCTCATCGTGATCTGGGACGACAACAAGATCTCCATCGAGGACGACACCGACATCGCCTTCACCGAGGACGTCTCAGCGCGCTACGAGGCCTACGGCTGGCACGTGCAGCGCGTGGACTGGAAGAAGTCCGGCGACTACGACGAGGACATCAACGAGCTCCACCGCGCGCTGCTGGCCGCGAAGGCCGAGACCTCGAAGCCCTCGCTCATCGCGCTGCGCACGGTGATCGGCTACCCCTCCCCGAAGAAGCAGAACACCGGCGGCATCCACGGCTCCAAGCTGGGCACCGATGAGCTGGTGGCGCTCAAGGAGCTCCTCGGCTTCGACACCGAGGCGCACTTCGCGGTGGAGGACGAGGTCCTGACCCACGCACGCAAGATCCTCGAGCGCAGCGTCGAGACCCGCCAGGAATGGGACAAGCAGTACCAGTCCTGGCGCGAGGCGAACACCGATGAGGCGAAGCTGCTGGACCGGCTGACCGCCGGCGAGCTTCCCGACGGCTGGGAGTCCCAGCTGCCCGAGTTCCCCGCCGGAGAGGACATGGCCACCCGCGCCGCCTCCGGCAAGGTGCTCAATGGCATTGCCGAGGTCCTTCCCGAGCTCTGGGGCGGCTCAGCCGACCTCGCAGGGTCGAACAACACGCACCTCGACGGGTACGAGTCCTTCATCCCGACCTCCCACTCCACGGAGAAGTTCAGCGGCAACCCCTACGGGCGCAACCTGCACTTCGGCATCCGTGAGCACGCAGCCGCGGCGATCACCAACGGCGTCTCGCTGTCGGCACCGCTGCGCACCTACAACGGCACCTTCCTGATCTTCTCGGACTATCAGCGCCCGGCCATCCGCCTGGCGGCACTGATGGGCATCGGATCGATCTTCGTGTGGACTCATGACTCCATCGGGCTGGGCGAAGACGGACCCACCCACCAGCCGGTGGAGCAGCTCGCGACGCTGCGCGCCATCCCGAACCTCGATGTGGTGCGCCCCGGCGACCCCAACGAGGTGGCCATCGCCTGGCGCGAGGTGCTGCGCCGCAGCGACCGCCCGGCCGGCCTGGCCCTGACTCGCCAGGGCATCCCCACCTACGCCCGCGGCGCCGGAGCGGCCACCGCCACAGAGTTCGGCTCGGTGGAGGGCGCCGCCAAGGGTGCCTATGTGCTGGCCGAGTCCGCCAAGGACGGCGCCGTGGTGACCCCCGACGTCGTGCTGATCGGCACCGGCTCGGAGGTGCAGCTCGCCGTCGAGGCGCGCGAGGCACTGGCTGAGCAGGGCGTCGCCGCCCGCGTGGTCTCCATGACCTGCCGCGAGTGGTTCTTCGAGCAGGACAAGGCCTACCGCGAGAGCGTCATCCCCGCGGCCGTGAAGGCGCGCGTCTCCGTGGAGGCCGCCTCCCCGATGGGCTGGCGCGACATCGTCGGCGACGCCGGCCGGATCGTGGGACTGGATCACTTCGGCGCCTCCGCCGACTACAAGGTGCTCTACGAGCA
The nucleotide sequence above comes from Nesterenkonia halotolerans. Encoded proteins:
- the serB gene encoding phosphoserine phosphatase SerB; protein product: MTALPHPDVPQGTVALLAAPSLDGPLIRSLTHEFSRRGVVHSVELRDVPVAGGGEIQAARWSVTLDDADDSYGAQLAVSLLEDAADQLQGPVTQTVLPGAQRETLHSEDGRLMLLMDVDSTLIDQEVIELLARGAGREAEVAEVTERAMRGEIDFEASLHQRVAALSGLSEDVITSTLASITPTQGAEALLAELTRRGWPSYAVSGGFLQVLAPLAQQLGLTGFHANDLAISANGTLEGTVRGAVVDRAAKKEYLEQWSASQGLRPGNVVAVGDGANDLDMITAAGVGIAFCAKPALEEQADLVIRHRSFELISLALGLG
- a CDS encoding ABC transporter ATP-binding protein — protein: MSPVLEIQNVTVRRGRKNLLNNVSWTVNEDERWVILGPNGAGKTTLLQIAAARLFPTTGTARILDEQLGAVDVFELRPLIGFSSNSLTSTMPMQETALNVVVTAAYGVTGRWREEYEQLDERRAFELLNEWGVGTVFDRPFGTLSEGERKRVQIARALMTDPELLLLDEPGAGLDLGGREALVERTSQLVTHEESPTTVLVTHHLEEIPPGFTHVLLLRDGAPVASGPIEETMTSANLSKTFDTELDLVHRDGRYSAFKKQPAQH
- a CDS encoding YdeI/OmpD-associated family protein — protein: MADPESAPRVHAETRSQWREWLLAHHETAPSVWLISWKKATGRAAVSYDDAVSEALAVGWVDSKPRKLDEERTMLYFSPRKPGSAWSRPNKLRVEQLRRSGAMTEAGERVIAQAVDSGAWTLLDQVEDLIVPEDLKEAFTRTPPAQENWDQFPPSARRGILGWIIQAKRPATREARISETARQAALNQRANQWRPSRGDGSRT
- a CDS encoding sulfite exporter TauE/SafE family protein: MEALSDIALHGLGLEMLALIFVAGIWAGAINTVVGSGTLVTFPVLVAMGVPPVSATVSNAMGLIAGNFTGAWGYRREIRQVKSVLIKLIPASVLGGVIGAALLITLPEEVFGRVAPILIVVSLIFVLAQPRLSAWVRARAARREAGTEGSVQSAEPATQDAPAEPSKTPSMPTVSLVLMLLVFAAGIYGGYFVAAQGILLMGILGIFLMANIQQANGVKNLLVAVVNLTAAISYVLVDYLLREPDERVILWGVVAIIAVASTLGGLIGAWVGRRLSPLLLRAVIVTLGLVALFVMLRNLFIG
- a CDS encoding lipoate--protein ligase family protein yields the protein MTDTHQHHGEYKVVGGKLVVVDLQTDLDPRAHPREATITAASVNGDFFLEPDEALESLNAALIGLPVRATREEIAESVRAQLPDEAHMFGFDEYAIATAVRRALGHATRWEDHEWEVMPAVQLPVEMHVALDQVLTEEVGLGNRPPLMRMWDYSGRAVVIGSFQSLSNEVDSEAAERMGATVVRRITGGGAMYMDEGSFVTYSLSVPQSLVDGLSFADSYPFLDAWAMEALTEIGISASYKPLNDIVSTEGKIGGAAQKRLASGAMVHHVTMSYDMNADDMLQVLRIGREKISDKGITSAAKRVDPLRSQTGLAREEILRVFVETFARKYDAKIAEIRPEELARAEELVREKFSTQEWTARVP
- the yczE gene encoding membrane protein YczE, whose protein sequence is MSLLSAWRGTQLLVGLFLYGFSLAMMIRATLGVSPWDVLGQGSALQTGLPFGVMTNIIGLIVLLLWIPLRQRPGVGTILNVLLVGPSAEVGLAVLGEPEALWTRILLFTGGLVLLAVASGLYIGAQYGPGPRDGLMTGVHHRYGLPIWLVRTAIEGTVLLLGWILGGPVGLGTVAVVLLIGPLVHLALPIFRIPTRQELESDRLEQQAPARAEGS
- the yczR gene encoding MocR-like transcription factor YczR, translated to MMVLTARRLVTELGAWRAGGPAYSALADRVRLLALDGRIPLGTRLPAERELASELGVSRTTVAAAYARLREAGYLRSTRGSGSVVTIPGRRSPVEDIEARTATTLDFSKAALPAAPQVGEASVRAAQALPAYLGGTGYDPLGLPRLRQALAERYTAKGVPTEPENIMVTLGAQHAISLITKTFLSRADTALVEAPSYPHAYDALRLRARKLVTVTVDPRRGWDDHGLAQTFREARPALAYVMPDFHNPTGAVMPAPQRQLLMDLARRHDSLVVADETTADLHIDGVAGAPLATYGPALLVGSMGKTVWGGLRIGWIRAEQDKIQRLEQSRYAQDLGTPILEQLIALDLLGQYEEILRYRTVQLREGRDHAEELLRSHFPQWDVPHVGGGLCTWVNIGEPVSSQLALAAREGGLPIGAGPRFGLGGAFERFLRFPLSYPAEETSLAVEILAEAWHRVEPLRRVDADFTPALV
- a CDS encoding M20/M25/M40 family metallo-hydrolase, which translates into the protein MRRASVSTASGATPAAAAEAEVIDFCRDLIRLDTSNWGEGRSNGEREAAEYCASIMRQAGLEPEIFESAPGRTSVVARMKGANPELGALVVHGHLDVVPAQAQDWQVDPFAAEIRDGMIWGRGAVDMKDMDAMILASMLRMHREGHQPQRDLIFAFFADEEDNGNFGAKWMVKHHPEVFEGATEAISEVGGFSTDVAGQRAYLIQTGEKGLHWTKMTASGTAGHGSAIHSDNPVVRLGAAVAAIGEYEWPLDYTKTTRALMEQLSELTGIPFDEEDPSELLAATGSASKFISATLRNTSNPTLLEAGYKHNVVPGSASALVDARTLPEQDAQVAAKLEELAGEKVSFELLNGGPSLEVPFSGLLVEQMVASLKAEDPDAAVLPYMLGGGTDNKHLASLGISGYGFAPLQLPAELDFTGMFHGVDERVPLEALTFGVRVLHRFLAAQ
- a CDS encoding type B 50S ribosomal protein L31; the encoded protein is MKSDIHPKYEPVIFNDLASGEKILTRSTTSSNKTMEWEDGNTYPVIDVEISAASHPFYTGKQRIMDSAGRVERFNARFKGFGGKK